A region of Dermabacter vaginalis DNA encodes the following proteins:
- a CDS encoding extracellular solute-binding protein: MSLNRRSLLFGGAALSFAGLATACAPASKNSSGASDQGGESAADVTGEVEGTLRIHAGGDTNVRDLWQDGLGPAFTKKYPKVTIKVDHDLHSERSQQSLARLSAAGDGDSGMDFIDDGWVTDAADAKLLLNVSAKEIPALGDVPQEALAQGLGQAFPYRASSVLLAYDTEQVATPPKTLKELLTWIEQNPGKFAYNSPSTGGSGSAFVTSVLDLYIPKDVRERMTTSYDEADEKHWDKGWEELKRIGKFTYGQGTYPNGNEQSIELLVNGEVAMIPVWSDQFISGRESGKIPERIKATQISNPSFVGGASFLGIPKNSKNKPAALALAKFALSPEGQQIISTTMAGYPIIPLEDMPEEIQKKFDGIDTQNLGQGYFGDHEDNKAKLWDQKVPTA, encoded by the coding sequence ATGTCTCTCAATCGACGTTCACTTCTGTTTGGTGGTGCTGCCCTTAGCTTCGCGGGCCTCGCGACAGCATGCGCGCCAGCCTCGAAAAACTCTTCAGGAGCCTCCGACCAGGGAGGTGAGTCGGCTGCCGATGTGACGGGCGAAGTCGAAGGGACCCTTCGCATCCACGCGGGCGGCGACACCAACGTGCGCGACCTATGGCAGGACGGGCTTGGGCCGGCCTTCACGAAGAAATACCCGAAGGTCACGATCAAGGTTGACCACGATCTGCACTCCGAACGCTCCCAGCAATCGCTCGCGCGCTTGTCCGCTGCCGGCGACGGCGATTCGGGCATGGACTTCATCGATGACGGCTGGGTGACGGACGCGGCAGACGCGAAACTTCTGCTCAACGTGAGCGCCAAAGAGATTCCCGCCCTCGGCGATGTTCCCCAGGAAGCGCTTGCCCAAGGACTTGGACAAGCCTTCCCCTACCGAGCCTCCTCCGTGCTCCTCGCGTACGACACGGAGCAGGTCGCCACCCCTCCGAAGACTCTCAAGGAGCTTCTGACCTGGATCGAACAGAACCCCGGCAAGTTCGCCTACAACTCTCCTTCGACGGGAGGCTCAGGCTCGGCCTTCGTGACGAGCGTGCTCGACTTGTACATCCCGAAGGACGTCCGCGAGCGTATGACGACGAGCTACGACGAGGCCGACGAAAAGCACTGGGACAAGGGCTGGGAAGAGCTCAAGCGCATCGGTAAGTTCACGTACGGCCAGGGCACCTACCCGAACGGCAACGAGCAGAGCATTGAGCTTTTGGTTAACGGCGAGGTCGCGATGATCCCGGTGTGGTCCGATCAGTTCATTTCCGGCCGCGAGTCCGGGAAGATCCCGGAACGGATCAAGGCGACGCAGATCTCGAATCCGTCGTTCGTGGGCGGCGCATCGTTCCTCGGGATCCCGAAGAACTCGAAGAACAAACCTGCCGCGCTCGCGCTCGCAAAATTTGCTCTTTCCCCCGAGGGACAGCAGATCATCTCCACGACAATGGCGGGTTACCCGATCATCCCGCTCGAGGACATGCCCGAGGAGATTCAGAAGAAATTCGACGGCATCGACACGCAGAACCTCGGCCAGGGCTACTTTGGCGATCACGAAGACAACAAAGCCAAGCTCTGGGACCAGAAGGTTCCGACCGCCTAG